The DNA region AGAGGTGGAAGAGATGGTTTCCTTTATCCATAAGATAGTTTTCCAATCTAATTTGGTTATTTGGCTCAGCATTAGTCGTACATACTTGTATGTAGTAGACCATCAAGTTCGCACCTTGGAGTCTATTCCCATGTATTTATCGGGGAGTCAATTGTCGGCAATTCCCATTGAACTGCAGATCCATCTGAGTATAGCTGAAAATTCATGGTCTTCTTGTCGTAAGTATTTCATAGTTCTTTCTTGTTCTGCTTTTTATGTGCTTTGCCAAGATGTACGTGGGCATTATGGGAAAATTGTTCTGATAGTCCGAACCTTGTGACTCTCGATGCTTTCCTTTGTGAATAATGTTTAATTCGGAATTAAATGTATGTCTACAAATGAGCTTTCCGTAATATGTCGACTGGTAATGCAATCAGTCTGAGATAGTGGTGACAACTCTGTTCGAGGGTTCGACTCTTGATTCGCTTGCTTAAGAAATTTCATACCGCATCATTAGCATCCTTGTGATTCAACCCGAGGGACGGACGGTATTCAACATGATTTTAACTCTCAAAGTATCAACCCACTCCCTACCAACTGAAAATTCAATGTGGTAATGTACTAATAGCAAAAACTTTATTTCCATTACCATTATTATCATGACAACTCGGATAAAACTATGAGTTATTTGACACCATCATCGATTGTGCTCTGCGCAACCAGTTTTACTCAAACAAAAGGACACTAAGCCAAAACACAGCAGGCCAAGGTGGTCGTTCTGGTTGGTCGGGAATCGTATTCAGAGAACCTTGAGGATATCATCGGCGCTGGAGATGGTGAATCCACCCCCAGACTCAACATAGCCTGCAGAAGCGGGTCCCGAGCCCCTTCTCGCCCAGGTCGAGCTCGTGGGTTTATTTTGCCGAGCCGTCAGCCAATAACTTGACGTGCTTGATCTCGTGGCGTGCAAGCGTCCTGATTGGGGTTGTCTGACTTGGACTTTTCAAAATTGTGGGTCTGACCGTGATTTTTCCCGAATTGTGGATCTTGACTTCGACTTCCCAAATGGAGCCGTTCTATGGCTAAGGCTTTGTTCATTATAGACGAGAAGATTTTTTGGTCTATAGACTAGAAGATAATGTGGAAGGAATGGAAATTCATATTAGGCCTCCTTCGACAGAAAGATACGACGTGAGCTAAAGAAATAATCTTATGGTCGAATGCTCACAAGGCATGTGACGAAGAAAGGCTTGACTCGAATCGACTGTGAACGTATGGGCAGCGAAGAGACAAGTTTTTGTTGAATAAAGGAAGGTGGTATTATAATCGGAAAAAGGAAGGTGGTTTGATATTTAATAAAGATGCGTGCTCTTTCAGTAAAATAGATAGAAGTGAGATTGGATCGACCTCGCCCGAATAAGAAGCTGAGAAAGAATGAATAGCATATTTCGTTTTCATACATTCAATTTGATCAAAGACGTACATTCAATTCAATCAAGACATGGCAactttcttttcaattttcaccAGAACGCTTCTCTTTGGATCAATGAATGACAACATTCTTTTAgcattattacatttttttgccaagcatattaaaaaaaaaaaaattcgaacACCTTCAATTTATTatgtgaaaaacaagaagaaactACCATATATGCAATTATGCATTAAACATGGGATAGTGTTGGAGTTCCATTGTGTTTCCTATCCGTTTCTTCCTCGTTTGCGTCTCTGTCTTCGTCACTCCAAATGTTGGACTCCTCACAACTTCCATAAGCCCAACTACACACCAAGTAGTACAAGAAATTGATCAAACTCATACATGTAAGTACCCAATAGTAATAATCATAGTGGCCCTTGTTAACGTTGCTATCTACCCAACTCACATTCCCTCCCCTCTTGGTCACTTTATCCACTATAGTCACGATTAGGCTCCCGGCCAGGCCCCCGACCCCCATCCCGAACATTATGAGAGCCACCGCAATACTTGACATGTCCTTGGTGAACTGCGAGTAGTAAAACTCGATCTGCCCGATTGCGTTGAAGGCCTCTGCCAGCCCGAGCAGGCAGTGCTGCGGGACCGCCCACATGGCTGTCATCGTGGTCACGCCCCGGGGGTTGTTTGCGAAGCCTTCGTAGATCGCCAATGCCCGCCTCTTCCTCTCTACCAGCGCTGACACCGCCATGGCCACGGTCGTTAGGACCAGCCCTATCCCCATCCTCTGCTTCAGGCTTAGCCCTCTAGGATGGCCCGTCAGGCCTGCCAAGAATGGGGCCAGGATACGATCATAGATAGCGACCCATATCGTCAGGGTCAGGAGCCCGAAGACGCTGAAGGAGCCTGCGGGGATCTTTAAGCTACCGATGAAACGCCGGTCCATGGAGCTGACCTGGATCACGGGGAATGACTGGTTAATGTTCACGGCGGCCATGATTCCGGTGGACCATATGGGCAAGACCTTAATTAGGGCCTTTAGGGCTTCCACTTGCTTCACGGTGCACAGCTTCCATGGATCAATTGCTAGCCCATTAGAGTCCAAGTCCTTCTCTGGGCTCCTAATAAGGCAGGCCTTGTTTATGAACCTAAGGAAGATCCAACACATAAAATCAAGCTTAGCAAATTAATGGCATAAGCTATTGCACTTTTAAATTATAGTAGTCTCGATCGTTTAACCTTATAGTCAAATTACTTCTAGATGAAAATGATCATCTAGAGATTGACGTGCAAATATGAGAAGGGTTAAATTCACCCGTCCAATATTTAATTGTTGTTGAATGTAAAAGTCGACAGAGAAAAGAATGCAAGATATTTTTGTACAACTTCCCAAGATATCATTGCTTGACGGATACGATTACTTCGAAGCACAATGGACAAAGAGTGACGGCAAATGCAAACTAATTTTAATGTCCCGAAGCCAATCCGTTCGAAGAATCCAAAACTGTTGGATGGGGACCTATTCCTCCCGATAAACGGGCACCCCATTCAAACAGTTCAGGATCTCCTGGACGGTCCGGCTCGGAGACCATAGGGGCTACTGATAAATTAGTACCTTAATCTTTCAGTTGGTGCAATTACTTTCGAGTCTTTGCCGTGATAATACTGTCCATCACATTCAGAATTCTTAGGAGGCAGAGCCAATCGCCTATTCTTGAAGGCAGCAGCAACCACTTGGGCAAAGCCAGTGAAGAGGCTCTTGTTGCCCTTCACCTTGACATAGAAGGGGGACCCGATGAGAAACAAAACCGCTGCCAAGAACAGGAGCCCCAGTGGCACCCCAAACCCGATGACCCACCCGGCCTTGTCCTGGATGTAGACGATGACCGTCACAGAGAGCATGACTGATATCCCAACCGAGGCGTAGTACCAGTTGAAAAAACTCTGGAGAACCAGTTGGTTCTTTGGGTCCTCAGGGTTGTCGATCTGGTCTGCCCCGAATGCTATTGAACATGGCCTGATGCCACCAGCCCCGATGGACATGACAATAAACGAGCAATAAAGGAGCACCCTTTGAGCAATCGTGGAGGGTAGGCAATGTTCCTTTAATATATCACAGGCAGGAGGCCTCGTGTTCCGGAAAAATGCCGTACTCCATAACATAGTAATCCCCTGCGATAAAGCGGGCATATTTAACTGGTTAACATGGAGTTACATTTGAATGAAATAGCAAAAACAGCATGATTCCACACGGAGAAAAGAGTGATCATCAGAGAAATGTGAATCCAGGAGTATTCCATCAAACTGATTATCACGATGAGAACAATTAGAGAGTCAAGTTCGCGGACTCACGAGAAAACTGATCAATGATCCTAAGGCAATGACCAGAAACCGGCCCAAGTAGGAATCAGATAGAAAAGCTCCTAACATGGGTGTGAAATTCGACGCGGCATTCCATAGGAATAGTATATTAGCTCCGGAGGCAGCACTGAAGTGATACTCAGACATCAAGTACAGGATCATATTTGCTAGCAGTCCATACCCTGCAACCTTTTCGAACGACTCATTTGCTGCACGAATCAGAGCGAACTTATCATCATCAGGTACAATAATATTAGCTGGTCCTCAGTTTTGTCATTCCCCTCCGTTTACGGTAAATAGACACTAACCAAGAACAacagcaaatatatatacatagtttCGATCTAGGGATTCATACCTATGATAAATGGCATGGTCCTTAGACCGCCCTTCTTTCTAGCGACCTGCGCCGGCTGTTCTGGTTTTTCTGGAGGAGCCTCCATTGCTAACAGATCTTTGAAGTAAGGATGGAGAGAAAGCTTCCCTCatataaaaaggaagaagaagaatatcgACACATTCTATCGTTCCCTTTTAACCATTATCAGCTTGGATTACATGATAGGAAGCCGCTTCAattatccttttcttttcccccttttttgaatattttttcttctggAAATGTAATAATGTTACTGCAAATTTCCAATTGGCAAAATGCCAAACAAACTGCTGAGTCGGGTTAGAGAATTGACGTGACAACCAATGGTTTGCCCTGCCCActcttatatacatatacataagCTCACCCcacaacccccccccccccccccccccccccccccccccccccccccccggggAATTAGTTCTCACGCAACATTAATTGGGAAAGTAAAGATAGTAATTTAACAGAAAAAGTCTCGTGTGTTAATCACGAATGACGCACCGGCATCGCTGCTTCATGAAGTATTTTCTGCTTGAAATGGATGACTCGAGAATGAGATGTGCCCGAAAGACAATTATCCCAAGGTTTCTATAGGTTTTGTCTTGTAAGATTAAGTCGTCCCAATATATATCCGTTTGAGAGGATGATTTTAGGCGTTTCAATTAGCAATGGCACTATCTAGAAGAACGTTACACTCTGGAAATAAGGATGAGTATGAAAGGAGAGGCGAGAATAGACGGAAGTTactgagaaaaagaaaaagaacatggAAAATGAGGCGAACTTCCGGAGCTAAAGGTGGGAGGAGCCACCCTGTTGTTTGGGAAATCCCGATTTTCAGGTTGGCTGAACtaaaatttatcataattcGGAGGCCACTTGACTGAGATTTTGCCCTCCCCGGACTACTTAATGACAGAGAGCTTATAAGAAAACACAGTAAGAATGCATATCAATGTACATCAAGTTCTATCGGGATCCCTTGTGTATCCGTTCCTTCCTCTGCAGATCCGTTCCTTGTCTCCAGCATTTTGTCGTTATCACTCCAATGAGCCCAACAGCACACTAGCAAGTAGTACAAGAAAGTGGCCAAGCTAAGGCCGGCAGGAACCCAACAGTAACAGTCAAAGCGACCCTCGTTCACATTGCTAGAAACCCGGCCAACCTCCTTTCCCTCTTGCAAAAATCATCCACCGATAGCTCACTATCAGATTTGCCACTAAACTCCCAGTCGCCAAGTTCAAAGTGGCAAGCCTGACCGCAATACTTGCCATGCTCTTCAGGAGGTGAGAGCAGAAAAGCTCGATCTGTGCAACTATGTAGACGGACTCAGGTAGCCTGCCCAAGCAAAGTCGGGGGATTAGCCACACAGTCACGGCTGACATTGTTAGGCCGCGCTCCGGTTCCTCATGAGTTGAGCTGGCCTGTGCACCTTTGACTATCCACTAAAGCACAACAGGTAGTAACAACATGGTAGTTCCCGGTGAGATCAGTATGGATCGATGAGAATCATGAGTTGGAATCGAAAAGGTATTTGAACCTGAAACACTGGACTGACCAAGTTGATTCGACTCTCTAGGAGGCAGAAGATTGATCCAATAGCTATACGTAACCCGGAGCCAAACCGAGGTAGAAATCAGATAGGACAGCTCTAAATGTGGGCGCGAAACTTGATGCAGCACTCCACAGGAACAACACATTAGCTACATATGCCCCGCTCATGTGGTACTCACTGGACCAAGTACAATATGATATTTGCCCTTATCTTATATCCCACGATCCTCTCGAACGACTCATTTGCTGacaaaacttaaattttcGTCGCATTATATCGCGGACAGTATAATGATTCAGGACATCATACATACAACACGTAAGAAGTTTACACTGAATGTGACAGATCCTAAACATTAACAAATTACGATAAAGAGAGCATCGGAATCGTAGAGACCATGCCTATGACAAATTTAATAGTCTTAAAGCCACCCTTCTTGCCCGTGAACTGTTTGGTTTGCTCTGGTTCATCTGGTGAAGTCATCAATCCCTCTTTACTCAATAGCTTAGCAATTAAGCAAGCTTTTGGTTCTCGGAATGTGATATCAATGGAGGAGGTATATGTGCTCGTATCATATATCCATGTTACAttccaaaattttcaagttATTCTCGAAATATGATATTAGGGtgaaaaaagttaatttttcttttttggttatGATTAATTGGAAACCCTGAAATTTGAATATTCTACTTTAAATACATTCGATATTTTGTACTAAACTAAGTACCTCTCGTGCCATTTGTATATCAATTGCACAAATTCTGTAAATTAGACATTAGCCCGCGCTATTGCGCgagtttattatatatatatatatatttaattaagttcatacatatatgttcGTATTAAAATTGTTATTCAATGTACAACAGTTAATTTTGCCAAATCAAAGGTCAAATTCGATCAAAATAAatgtttttcatttaattaagttagtatatatattcatattaaaattGGTATTCAATGTAATTAGCTGTAATTCTCTCAATTCGAAtgttaaatttgattaaaataatttttttccatttaataaagtttatatatttaatttttttggtattCATTGTACAACACCACAATTCTACTAATTCGAATGTTTTATATgggttttttttcctttaattaagTTTATACGTACATTTTTTTTGCACATGTTTTTTTCTGTTTAATTAAGCTTGCA from Punica granatum isolate Tunisia-2019 chromosome 3, ASM765513v2, whole genome shotgun sequence includes:
- the LOC116200282 gene encoding protein NRT1/ PTR FAMILY 1.2-like isoform X1; the protein is MEAPPEKPEQPAQVARKKGGLRTMPFIIANESFEKVAGYGLLANMILYLMSEYHFSAASGANILFLWNAASNFTPMLGAFLSDSYLGRFLVIALGSLISFLGITMLWSTAFFRNTRPPACDILKEHCLPSTIAQRVLLYCSFIVMSIGAGGIRPCSIAFGADQIDNPEDPKNQLVLQSFFNWYYASVGISVMLSVTVIVYIQDKAGWVIGFGVPLGLLFLAAVLFLIGSPFYVKVKGNKSLFTGFAQVVAAAFKNRRLALPPKNSECDGQYYHGKDSKVIAPTERLRFINKACLIRSPEKDLDSNGLAIDPWKLCTVKQVEALKALIKVLPIWSTGIMAAVNINQSFPVIQVSSMDRRFIGSLKIPAGSFSVFGLLTLTIWVAIYDRILAPFLAGLTGHPRGLSLKQRMGIGLVLTTVAMAVSALVERKRRALAIYEGFANNPRGVTTMTAMWAVPQHCLLGLAEAFNAIGQIEFYYSQFTKDMSSIAVALIMFGMGVGGLAGSLIVTIVDKVTKRGGNVSWVDSNVNKGHYDYYYWVLTCMSLINFLYYLVCSWAYGSCEESNIWSDEDRDANEEETDRKHNGTPTLSHV
- the LOC116200282 gene encoding protein NRT1/ PTR FAMILY 1.2-like isoform X2 — protein: MPFIIANESFEKVAGYGLLANMILYLMSEYHFSAASGANILFLWNAASNFTPMLGAFLSDSYLGRFLVIALGSLISFLGITMLWSTAFFRNTRPPACDILKEHCLPSTIAQRVLLYCSFIVMSIGAGGIRPCSIAFGADQIDNPEDPKNQLVLQSFFNWYYASVGISVMLSVTVIVYIQDKAGWVIGFGVPLGLLFLAAVLFLIGSPFYVKVKGNKSLFTGFAQVVAAAFKNRRLALPPKNSECDGQYYHGKDSKVIAPTERLRFINKACLIRSPEKDLDSNGLAIDPWKLCTVKQVEALKALIKVLPIWSTGIMAAVNINQSFPVIQVSSMDRRFIGSLKIPAGSFSVFGLLTLTIWVAIYDRILAPFLAGLTGHPRGLSLKQRMGIGLVLTTVAMAVSALVERKRRALAIYEGFANNPRGVTTMTAMWAVPQHCLLGLAEAFNAIGQIEFYYSQFTKDMSSIAVALIMFGMGVGGLAGSLIVTIVDKVTKRGGNVSWVDSNVNKGHYDYYYWVLTCMSLINFLYYLVCSWAYGSCEESNIWSDEDRDANEEETDRKHNGTPTLSHV